One window from the genome of Hippoglossus hippoglossus isolate fHipHip1 chromosome 6, fHipHip1.pri, whole genome shotgun sequence encodes:
- the trim44 gene encoding tripartite motif-containing protein 44, translated as MDDKGEPQDGATGVKHEELPQMDGSCDVCEPDEAQPATQVCHACSFAFCPIHAERHASRMHHPLMPYNHEAPQVNGLGTEREFRVGGEAEDEALALSGVAMANGGERGDAEGKEGVQDDLPLGVGAEGAEAGEEAVAAGGAGKRRRSVTVERLRCKEHGQEGSLYCKADEKIICVLCAVQGEHKDHEIITLHEAYLWQKSRHGYDLLGCTQQMAEKINTKCINPVMTIDELENYVDAQFDELRKLVRLAEKRTLHLVDLKEAFLTASAAEKIAEITVETEQLQEEMASITHELCLLEAAEAEGASPAVVAAALAPARRVMHNIEARPRFPVPRAAPLDPRDFEDDDSGPSMDHAP; from the exons ATGGACGACAAAGGGGAACCACAGGATGGAGCGACGGGGGTGAAACATGAGGAGCTGCCACAGATGGACgggtcatgtgacgtgtgcGAGCCCGACGAGGCCCAGCCGGCCACACAAGTCTGCCATGCCTGCAGCTTTGCCTTCTGCCCAATCCACGCCGAGAGACACGCCAGCAGGATGCATCACCCGCTAATGCCTTATAACCATGAGGCGCCACAAGTTAACGGACTTGGCACCGAAAGAGAATTCAGAGTTGGGGGTGAAGCTGAGGATGAGGCGCTGGCACTGTCTGGAGTGGCAATGGCTAATGGGGGTGAGAGGGGCGATGCTGAGGGAAAAGAGGGAGTCCAGGATGATTTGCCGCTGGGTGTCGGAGCTGAGGGTGCAGAGGCAGGGGAGGAGGCCGTGGCGGCTGGGGGTGccgggaagaggaggagatctGTGACGGTAGAGAGGCTGCGCTGCAAGGAGCACGGGCAGGAGGGCTCCCTTTACTGTAAAGCAGATGAGAAGAtcatctgtgtgttgtgtgcggTGCAGGGTGAGCACAAGGATCATGAGATCATTACCCTGCATGAGGCCTATTTGTGGCAGAAG AGCAGGCATGGTTATGATCTGCTGGGCTGCACACAACAGATGGCTGAGAAGATCAACACCAAGTGTATCAACCCTGTG ATGACCATAGACGAGCTCGAGAATTATGTGGACGCCCAGTTCGATGAGCTGCGCAAATTGGTGCGTCTTGCGGAGAAGAGGACGCTTCACCTGGTAGACCTCAAAGAGGCGTTCCTGACGGCGTCCGCTGCAGAGAAGATCGCAGAGATCACCGTCGAAacggagcagctgcaggaggagatggcCAGCATCACACACGAGCTCTGTCTGCTGGAAGCAGCCGAGGCGGAGGGAGCGAGTCCTGCTGTGGTAGCCGCGGCCCTCGCACCAGCCCGCAGAGTGATG CACAACATTGAGGCCAGACCCAG gTTCCCAGTGCCGAGGGCAGCCCCCCTCGATCCCCGGGACTTTGAAGACGATGATTCCGGACCATCCATGGACCACGCCCCCTGA